A window from Halomicrobium urmianum encodes these proteins:
- a CDS encoding family 16 glycoside hydrolase, with protein MKELDQMHSDEKSSRSRSMNRRNVLKGLGAVGLGSSISGLAQAQGRGNSKDRSQGGQAEIPISTQFWTYNNSDLSVAELIYESANAGYDAVEPFYIDDEEAVATALEETGLELSSAHVGIEQLEDDFEETIETYSQFGADALIHAYKGGGTWESKESIIEWAERVNEVADRVAEAGMEFGYHNHDQEFQTIDGRYGFDIFAEHVNDNVHLQLDVGWALVGGADPVAVLNRHSDEIRSLHMKDMTEDGGFTEIGEGDVDMKALANVARGAADVDYLIYEYDGAPEPVESLYTGAEFLERWNGPRHRAGVPSEEWPSRVVPGDGGLSGDPPSDATILWDGDSATLDDWQHLDGRDAEWTEHGAEDDDDGYDYFRTNLGTGGIQPKEALGDVHLHLEWQIPEEFDGLQNGQGPGNSGLFMMESYEFQILQSHDNPTYPSGYAGSFYLATDEDDDGDGGSAPLVLPIRPPGEWQEFDIIWRGPRSEDGELVRYPQVTLFFNGVAVQVHNDIPGPNWWKDIRDFFADNGHPQGDDGELLEELPFYLQDHGRDQDVVRFRNIWYRDLPEDPVEIEDPDAMPEYDTAGGDWEDPELISPGGTGTTGEAPGDAEMLIDGGDLSAWESTDGGEPGWNEKGDYVEVEPGTGDIQTTRSFGDAQFHIEYRVPTDVEGDGLDRGASGALVLGEYEIQILDTFMNGVDADAWAGAYVDQAAPHHDAVRRPGEWQQLDIVWQGPRFEDGELVQEAQATVLLNGVTVQTRLFVEGPNADGSLGEYEDHASELPLRLQEDGSRVQFRNTWSRSLD; from the coding sequence ATGAAGGAACTAGATCAGATGCATTCGGACGAGAAGAGCAGCAGGAGTCGCTCGATGAACCGACGAAACGTGCTCAAAGGGCTCGGAGCCGTCGGACTCGGTAGTTCGATTTCGGGACTCGCACAGGCACAAGGACGGGGCAACAGTAAAGACCGCTCTCAAGGGGGTCAAGCCGAGATCCCGATTTCCACGCAGTTCTGGACGTACAACAACTCCGACCTGTCGGTCGCAGAGCTCATCTACGAATCTGCCAACGCCGGCTACGACGCCGTCGAACCGTTTTACATCGACGACGAGGAAGCGGTCGCCACGGCGCTCGAGGAGACTGGGCTGGAACTCTCTAGCGCACACGTGGGCATCGAGCAACTCGAAGACGACTTCGAGGAAACGATCGAGACGTACTCCCAGTTCGGTGCCGACGCGCTCATTCACGCCTACAAAGGCGGTGGCACCTGGGAGAGCAAGGAGTCGATTATCGAGTGGGCAGAACGGGTCAACGAGGTCGCTGACAGAGTCGCCGAAGCGGGGATGGAGTTCGGCTACCACAACCACGATCAGGAGTTCCAGACGATCGACGGGCGCTACGGGTTCGACATCTTCGCCGAACACGTCAACGACAACGTCCACCTGCAGCTGGACGTCGGCTGGGCGCTCGTCGGCGGTGCCGATCCGGTCGCCGTCCTCAATAGACACAGCGACGAGATCCGGTCGCTGCACATGAAGGATATGACCGAGGATGGGGGCTTCACCGAGATCGGCGAGGGAGACGTCGACATGAAAGCCCTCGCGAACGTCGCCCGAGGCGCTGCAGACGTCGACTACCTCATCTACGAATACGACGGCGCACCCGAACCGGTCGAGTCCCTCTACACCGGCGCCGAATTCCTCGAACGCTGGAACGGTCCTCGCCATCGGGCCGGCGTGCCCTCTGAGGAGTGGCCGTCACGTGTCGTACCTGGTGATGGGGGACTTAGCGGAGACCCACCGTCCGATGCGACGATCCTCTGGGACGGCGACAGTGCCACTCTCGACGACTGGCAACACCTCGATGGTCGAGACGCCGAGTGGACTGAACACGGCGCCGAAGACGACGATGACGGCTACGATTACTTCAGGACCAATCTCGGAACCGGGGGCATCCAGCCCAAGGAGGCGCTGGGCGACGTGCACCTCCATCTCGAGTGGCAGATCCCCGAGGAATTCGACGGGCTCCAGAACGGTCAGGGACCAGGAAACAGCGGCCTGTTCATGATGGAGTCCTACGAGTTCCAGATCCTCCAGAGCCACGACAACCCGACCTACCCGAGCGGGTACGCCGGGTCGTTTTACCTAGCGACCGACGAGGACGACGACGGCGACGGGGGCAGTGCACCGCTCGTTCTCCCGATTCGACCGCCCGGCGAATGGCAAGAGTTCGACATAATCTGGCGAGGTCCACGCTCTGAAGACGGCGAACTGGTTCGGTATCCACAGGTGACGCTGTTCTTTAACGGCGTGGCAGTTCAGGTCCACAACGATATTCCCGGTCCCAACTGGTGGAAGGACATTCGGGACTTCTTCGCGGACAACGGACATCCTCAGGGCGACGACGGCGAGCTCCTCGAGGAACTCCCCTTCTACCTGCAGGACCACGGTCGTGACCAAGACGTGGTTCGCTTCCGGAACATCTGGTATCGCGATCTCCCCGAGGATCCCGTCGAGATCGAGGATCCCGATGCAATGCCGGAATACGATACCGCCGGTGGCGACTGGGAGGACCCTGAGCTGATTTCCCCTGGCGGGACAGGCACGACTGGTGAAGCGCCGGGCGATGCCGAGATGCTGATTGACGGTGGTGATCTTAGCGCATGGGAGAGCACTGATGGTGGCGAGCCAGGATGGAACGAGAAGGGTGACTACGTCGAAGTCGAACCGGGAACCGGTGATATCCAGACCACGAGGTCGTTCGGCGACGCACAGTTCCACATTGAATACCGTGTTCCGACGGACGTCGAAGGAGACGGCCTCGATCGAGGGGCCAGCGGTGCCCTAGTGCTGGGCGAGTACGAAATACAGATCCTCGACACCTTCATGAACGGCGTCGACGCCGACGCGTGGGCCGGTGCGTACGTCGATCAGGCCGCACCACATCACGACGCAGTCCGGAGACCTGGTGAATGGCAGCAGCTCGATATCGTCTGGCAGGGGCCACGGTTCGAAGACGGCGAGCTCGTCCAGGAAGCACAGGCCACTGTCCTGCTTAACGGCGTTACTGTGCAGACGCGACTCTTCGTCGAAGGGCCGAACGCTGACGGCTCGCTCGGTGAGTACGAGGACCACGCGTCGGAACTACCGCTCCGGCTCCAGGAAGACGGTAGTCGAGTCCAGTTCCGAAACACCTGGTCGCGATCGCTTGACTGA
- a CDS encoding DUF3105 domain-containing protein, whose amino-acid sequence MPSCDKCDASFESEDDYRLHRREAHGEDVGPIEGPPRENRLGSRVPGSTRSLAFGVVFLLSVAVTIYVTMFMGQGGANQVALPEHGNDTIVSQVQTEQATSIEHVPEDADVNYSTVPPTGGRHYSSTVSAGVYSDPQSYGALVHSLEHGAVVVYYDPSQLSADERENLESYANAYQDPWQSFIAVPNPQADPDAAYVLTAWEKRLTMDEYDPATVRAFTAEYLGRGPENPVR is encoded by the coding sequence ATGCCATCGTGTGACAAGTGTGATGCATCGTTCGAGTCGGAGGACGACTACCGCCTCCACCGCCGGGAGGCCCACGGAGAGGACGTCGGACCGATCGAGGGACCGCCCCGAGAGAACCGGCTCGGGAGCCGCGTCCCTGGTAGCACGCGGTCACTCGCCTTCGGGGTCGTCTTCTTGCTGTCAGTCGCGGTCACGATCTACGTGACCATGTTCATGGGGCAGGGAGGTGCGAACCAGGTAGCACTCCCCGAGCACGGGAACGACACGATCGTATCGCAGGTACAGACCGAACAGGCCACGAGTATAGAGCACGTCCCGGAAGACGCGGACGTCAATTACTCCACCGTCCCGCCGACCGGCGGCCGACACTACTCGTCGACCGTCAGTGCGGGCGTGTACTCCGACCCGCAATCCTACGGCGCGCTCGTCCACTCGCTAGAACACGGCGCCGTCGTGGTCTATTACGATCCGAGTCAGCTCTCGGCCGACGAGAGAGAGAACCTGGAGAGCTACGCGAACGCGTATCAAGACCCCTGGCAGAGTTTCATCGCCGTCCCGAACCCGCAGGCGGACCCGGACGCAGCGTACGTGCTGACTGCGTGGGAGAAACGGCTCACGATGGACGAGTACGATCCCGCGACAGTCCGTGCGTTCACCGCCGAATACCTCGGACGCGGACCGGAGAATCCGGTTCGATAA
- a CDS encoding Sec-independent protein translocase subunit TatA/TatB: MPGTQEMMIILALAIMLFGAQKIPKLARSTGEAMGEFKKGRRQVEQELNELKEESGESASSENAKTASSEPVRE; this comes from the coding sequence ATGCCAGGGACGCAGGAGATGATGATCATTCTGGCGCTGGCGATCATGCTGTTCGGGGCGCAGAAAATCCCGAAGCTCGCCAGGTCGACCGGAGAAGCGATGGGCGAATTCAAGAAGGGGCGCAGGCAGGTCGAACAGGAACTCAACGAACTCAAGGAGGAGTCCGGCGAGTCGGCCTCCAGCGAAAACGCGAAGACGGCCTCGTCGGAACCGGTGCGGGAGTAA
- a CDS encoding family 16 glycoside hydrolase, with the protein MTDDSSTNDAEDVSTLTTDRRRFLQAATVAGTGLTGIGGFASAQQSSDTHIELEAVTVETSGGRGRSEFAWEDGEGGVVRGPPEEVCSIAGGTHLWVGVSPDSIAELTNPTLELTAGETYTVEWTNTDGEEHNFVIADADGTELVASETVSEEGATQSVEFEATEEMATYYCDPHSTSQRGDVRIADGTPFELSGLDPSEATVTMGDVASFDVTVTHTGDGSETGTVTLSVDSQQMDSREVTLDAGASTTVSLDVDTTGLTAGDRTVVVASGGSRVSGTLTVEADDEWIQLFNGEDLDDWTPKFSGREPGVNYNDVFTVEDGVLRVGYGDYGDEWDSVFGHLFYDGEFSHYALRAEYRFVGEQVSGAPDWAFRNNGLMLHGQTPEEMDVDQDYPDSIEVQLLGQSADSDGTRTTANVCTPGTNIVMDGSLHEQHCTSSSSDTYRGDQWVTVTVIVRGNELIRHVVEDDGVVMQYTEPQLDDGTPLDSGTISIQSESHPTEFRTIELKPIDPEAPIEAVEPSSPLWSSYTKDELASGLEQPMAIEVTPDHRVFFTTRGPPVDGDGNTATTEVGVVDPETEEVTTALELDVHTSGEDGLQGLTLDPDFEENGWIYLYYSAPHEIIDEEPHKRLSRFTVNGDTIDPESEVEILRVPAADNPCCHVGGDLEFGPEGNLFLSTGDDTSPFQSSGYTPIDERDGRELFDAQRSSANTNDLRGSILRISPNDDGTYDIPDGNMFTGPEYADARENDLVREEIYVMGCRNPFRMDVDEDGVLYWANYGADAGAWDAERGPPGIVEFNRAEEPGFYGWPYVVGPDIPFVDGEFATEDGERVFNSSGEPFDPENLRNTSPNNTGLTELPEPEQPVIWYPYSWDGLLNSPPDYATEYLPDEPPFPDFEGGAPMGGPVYDFRDSYDQNALPERFFDGKQLIGEWGQQWLRYVSYDDDGAVEEIDEFMPDESFLSPMDLTVGPDGTLYLLEWGDGYAGSPMSSQSGIYRIERAVNVDFPDVENGEVASGPGTTTTVNGTVTNPFDSAIQNGEVSLGAPDDAPIEVTPVEGQTFDSLGPYQSQSMFWEVTIPDGSSGSHDLTATVSYTGTEGEHSRSEPAFTVTVGQRLNLAGDWQFQTGDDAGWSDPSFDDSGWETVELPDHWEDHSDYTDAEAFGWYRKTVTVPESWEDRDVTLQAGMIDDVDETFVNGTRVGQTGTFPENGYDTAWDAPREYTVSGETIDYGGENVVAIRVYDGDGPGGLYEGPLLMSPSSDSGGGDQTLQDGLEAHLPLDGDTPTNEVTGADATLQGGVATGQSGVVGNAYEVHTNQETGVEIPPAEAEPGDAVVTESLPLNGEAATAAAWINVTDHEQWARAPFQVGGSPAALTNGWDLEFSSNDDAIIPQVWQDGSPSRGSGPDPIPIDRETWYFVVMVVDGGDSRLHVFDQNGEIDASPRSWSGSRTQTDEAPLVLGTGQGYDMAGRIDDVWAYSRALSPDEVSDLHSLSLEGDSDGGNALDDTPADWSTTTYGGSAEHAYVAGEAAGGDRSVNIASSSGADASWVQTVSLEPNTEYTVRAQVKTEDVQPVDGTGQADVSGAPFGATISVGTIANANYPDVSGPIPEPLTGTNDWTTLETTFDSGDYDGVDYGAVEVLALFGGYGQATGTAWYDDFELVGPDGNDLLSNAGFETGSTAAIDPSTTIQLGGQVSGWTGQGPASIEGTSNPTLTLQAGETYTVEWVNLDGIGHNFEVLDHDQPDYSGHVVDGVSTGTMSTEGETQTVEFTATEEMVRYQCRPHRTGMHGDIEVVDSGQ; encoded by the coding sequence ATGACAGATGACAGTTCCACGAACGACGCGGAGGACGTATCGACGTTGACCACTGACCGCCGGCGGTTCCTGCAGGCAGCCACCGTCGCTGGCACCGGCCTCACCGGCATCGGCGGTTTCGCCAGCGCGCAGCAGAGTAGCGACACCCACATCGAACTGGAGGCCGTGACGGTCGAGACCAGCGGCGGTCGCGGCCGCTCGGAGTTCGCCTGGGAGGACGGCGAGGGCGGCGTCGTACGCGGCCCGCCCGAGGAGGTCTGTTCGATAGCCGGCGGCACCCACCTCTGGGTAGGCGTCTCGCCCGACTCCATCGCCGAACTGACCAACCCCACGCTGGAACTCACGGCCGGCGAGACCTACACGGTCGAGTGGACCAACACCGACGGCGAGGAGCACAACTTCGTCATCGCCGACGCCGACGGTACCGAACTCGTCGCGTCCGAGACCGTCTCTGAGGAAGGCGCCACCCAGTCCGTCGAGTTCGAGGCCACGGAAGAGATGGCCACCTACTACTGCGACCCACATTCGACCTCCCAGCGGGGAGACGTCCGGATCGCCGACGGCACGCCCTTCGAACTGAGCGGGCTGGACCCCTCGGAGGCGACCGTCACGATGGGTGACGTGGCGAGCTTCGACGTCACCGTCACGCACACCGGCGACGGCAGCGAGACGGGGACGGTGACGCTGTCGGTGGACTCCCAGCAGATGGACTCGCGGGAGGTGACGCTGGACGCCGGCGCGTCCACGACGGTCTCCCTGGACGTGGACACGACGGGCCTGACCGCGGGCGATCGCACGGTCGTCGTCGCGAGCGGCGGCTCGCGGGTCAGCGGAACGCTCACCGTCGAAGCGGACGACGAGTGGATCCAGCTGTTCAACGGCGAGGACCTGGACGACTGGACGCCGAAGTTCTCCGGTCGCGAGCCCGGCGTGAACTACAACGACGTCTTCACCGTCGAAGACGGCGTCCTCAGGGTCGGTTACGGCGACTACGGCGACGAGTGGGACAGCGTGTTCGGCCACCTGTTCTACGACGGCGAGTTCTCCCACTACGCGCTCCGGGCGGAGTACCGGTTCGTCGGGGAGCAGGTCTCCGGCGCCCCGGACTGGGCCTTCCGGAACAACGGGCTGATGCTCCACGGCCAGACCCCGGAGGAGATGGACGTCGATCAGGACTACCCCGACTCCATCGAGGTCCAGCTCCTGGGGCAGTCGGCCGACAGCGACGGGACCCGGACGACCGCCAACGTCTGTACGCCGGGAACCAACATCGTCATGGACGGGTCGCTACACGAGCAGCACTGCACCAGTTCCAGTTCCGACACCTATCGAGGCGACCAGTGGGTGACCGTCACGGTCATCGTTCGTGGAAACGAGCTGATACGTCACGTCGTCGAGGACGACGGCGTCGTCATGCAGTACACGGAGCCCCAGCTGGACGACGGTACGCCGCTCGACTCGGGGACGATCTCCATCCAGTCGGAGAGCCACCCGACGGAGTTCCGCACGATCGAACTGAAGCCGATCGATCCCGAGGCGCCGATCGAAGCGGTCGAGCCGTCGAGCCCGCTCTGGAGCAGCTACACCAAGGACGAGCTGGCCTCGGGCCTCGAACAGCCGATGGCGATCGAGGTCACGCCGGACCACCGGGTCTTCTTCACCACGCGCGGGCCGCCGGTCGACGGGGACGGAAACACCGCGACGACGGAGGTCGGCGTGGTCGATCCGGAAACCGAGGAGGTCACGACGGCGCTCGAACTCGACGTCCACACCTCCGGCGAGGACGGGTTGCAGGGGCTCACCCTGGACCCGGACTTCGAGGAGAACGGCTGGATCTACCTGTACTACTCCGCGCCCCACGAGATCATCGACGAGGAACCGCACAAGCGGCTGTCGCGCTTCACGGTCAACGGCGACACGATCGATCCGGAGTCCGAAGTCGAGATCCTCAGGGTCCCGGCGGCGGACAACCCCTGCTGTCACGTCGGCGGTGACCTCGAGTTCGGGCCGGAGGGGAACCTCTTCCTCTCGACCGGCGACGACACGAGCCCGTTCCAGTCCAGCGGCTACACTCCGATCGACGAACGCGACGGTCGCGAGCTGTTCGACGCGCAGCGGTCGTCCGCGAACACGAACGACCTCCGCGGGAGCATCCTCCGGATCAGTCCGAACGACGACGGCACCTACGACATCCCGGACGGCAACATGTTCACCGGTCCGGAGTACGCCGACGCGCGCGAGAACGACCTCGTACGGGAGGAAATCTACGTGATGGGGTGTCGCAACCCCTTCCGCATGGACGTCGACGAGGACGGCGTCCTGTACTGGGCCAATTACGGTGCCGACGCGGGCGCCTGGGACGCCGAACGCGGACCGCCGGGCATCGTCGAGTTCAACCGCGCAGAGGAACCCGGCTTCTACGGGTGGCCGTACGTCGTCGGGCCCGACATCCCCTTCGTCGACGGCGAGTTCGCCACAGAGGACGGCGAGCGGGTGTTCAACTCCTCCGGCGAGCCGTTCGATCCGGAGAACCTGCGGAACACCTCGCCGAACAACACCGGACTCACTGAGTTACCGGAGCCCGAGCAGCCGGTGATCTGGTACCCCTACAGCTGGGACGGCCTGCTGAACTCGCCGCCCGACTACGCTACGGAGTACCTGCCCGACGAGCCGCCGTTCCCGGACTTCGAGGGCGGCGCTCCGATGGGCGGGCCGGTCTACGATTTCCGGGACTCCTACGACCAGAACGCCCTGCCGGAGCGCTTTTTCGACGGGAAGCAACTCATCGGCGAATGGGGTCAGCAGTGGCTCAGGTACGTGTCCTACGACGACGACGGGGCGGTCGAGGAGATCGACGAGTTCATGCCGGACGAGTCGTTCCTCTCGCCGATGGACCTGACCGTCGGTCCGGACGGGACGCTGTACCTCCTGGAGTGGGGCGACGGGTACGCCGGCAGTCCCATGTCCTCGCAGTCGGGCATCTACCGGATCGAGCGGGCGGTGAACGTCGACTTCCCCGACGTCGAGAACGGCGAAGTCGCCAGCGGGCCGGGGACGACGACAACGGTGAACGGGACGGTCACGAACCCGTTCGACTCCGCTATCCAGAACGGCGAGGTCTCGCTCGGCGCGCCTGACGACGCCCCGATCGAGGTGACGCCGGTCGAGGGCCAGACCTTCGACTCGCTCGGGCCGTACCAGTCCCAGTCGATGTTCTGGGAGGTGACGATTCCCGATGGGAGCAGCGGCAGCCACGACCTGACGGCGACCGTCAGCTACACCGGCACCGAGGGCGAGCACAGTCGCAGCGAGCCGGCGTTCACGGTCACGGTCGGACAGCGTCTGAACCTCGCCGGCGACTGGCAGTTCCAGACCGGCGACGACGCCGGCTGGAGCGACCCGTCGTTCGACGACAGCGGCTGGGAGACCGTCGAGCTTCCGGATCACTGGGAGGACCATTCGGACTACACGGACGCCGAGGCGTTCGGGTGGTATCGGAAGACCGTGACCGTCCCCGAGAGCTGGGAGGACCGGGACGTCACGCTACAGGCAGGCATGATCGACGACGTGGACGAGACGTTCGTCAACGGCACCAGAGTCGGTCAGACGGGCACGTTCCCCGAGAACGGCTACGATACCGCCTGGGACGCGCCACGCGAGTACACGGTCAGCGGCGAGACCATCGACTACGGCGGCGAGAACGTCGTCGCTATCCGCGTCTACGACGGCGACGGCCCCGGCGGACTCTACGAGGGACCGCTCCTGATGAGCCCGTCGTCCGACAGCGGCGGCGGCGACCAGACGCTCCAGGACGGCCTGGAGGCGCACCTCCCGCTGGACGGCGACACGCCGACGAACGAGGTCACCGGCGCTGACGCCACTCTCCAGGGCGGCGTAGCGACCGGCCAGTCGGGCGTCGTCGGGAACGCCTACGAGGTCCACACCAACCAGGAGACCGGCGTCGAGATCCCGCCCGCTGAGGCCGAGCCCGGTGACGCGGTCGTGACCGAGTCCCTCCCGCTCAACGGCGAGGCCGCGACCGCCGCCGCGTGGATCAACGTCACCGACCACGAGCAGTGGGCCCGCGCGCCGTTCCAGGTCGGCGGCTCGCCCGCCGCCCTCACGAACGGCTGGGACCTCGAGTTCTCCTCGAACGACGACGCGATCATCCCGCAGGTCTGGCAGGACGGGTCCCCGAGTCGGGGTAGCGGTCCCGATCCGATCCCGATCGATCGTGAGACGTGGTACTTCGTCGTGATGGTCGTCGACGGCGGGGACTCTCGGCTCCACGTGTTCGACCAGAACGGCGAAATCGACGCCTCGCCCCGGTCCTGGTCCGGTTCGCGCACCCAGACCGACGAGGCGCCCCTCGTGCTCGGGACGGGCCAGGGCTACGACATGGCCGGCCGGATCGACGACGTCTGGGCGTACTCCCGTGCGCTCTCCCCGGACGAGGTCAGCGATCTCCATTCGCTGTCTCTCGAGGGCGACAGCGACGGAGGAAACGCGCTCGACGACACGCCCGCCGACTGGTCGACCACGACGTACGGCGGATCGGCCGAACACGCCTACGTCGCCGGCGAGGCCGCCGGCGGTGACCGGAGCGTCAACATCGCCTCGTCGAGCGGTGCCGACGCGTCCTGGGTCCAGACCGTCAGTCTCGAGCCGAACACCGAGTACACCGTCCGCGCGCAGGTCAAGACCGAGGACGTCCAGCCCGTCGACGGCACCGGACAAGCGGACGTCTCGGGGGCCCCGTTCGGCGCGACGATCAGCGTCGGGACCATCGCGAACGCGAACTACCCGGACGTCTCCGGTCCGATCCCGGAGCCGCTGACGGGGACCAACGACTGGACCACGCTCGAGACCACGTTCGACAGCGGCGACTACGACGGCGTCGACTACGGGGCGGTCGAGGTACTCGCGCTGTTCGGCGGCTACGGCCAGGCGACCGGCACCGCGTGGTACGACGACTTCGAGCTCGTCGGCCCCGACGGGAACGACCTGCTCTCGAACGCCGGCTTCGAGACCGGTAGCACAGCCGCCATCGATCCGTCGACGACGATCCAGCTCGGCGGACAGGTCAGCGGCTGGACGGGGCAGGGCCCCGCGAGCATCGAAGGGACCTCGAATCCCACGCTCACGCTACAGGCCGGCGAGACCTACACGGTCGAGTGGGTGAACCTCGACGGGATCGGTCACAACTTCGAGGTCCTCGATCACGACCAGCCGGACTACTCCGGCCACGTCGTCGACGGCGTCTCAACGGGCACCATGTCCACCGAGGGCGAAACGCAGACCGTCGAGTTCACGGCCACCGAGGAAATGGTTCGATACCAGTGCCGCCCACACCGCACAGGCATGCACGGCGATATCGAGGTGGTCGACAGCGGACAGTAA